Sequence from the Carassius gibelio isolate Cgi1373 ecotype wild population from Czech Republic chromosome A7, carGib1.2-hapl.c, whole genome shotgun sequence genome:
TGTCTTTTGGACACAAATGATAACTCTTTATTCCCTTCACCTGATGCTGCACTGGACAAATGCTGGAAGAGCTTCTGTATTCCAGTTTCCCGAAGCGAGCTGCGGAAGGTACGTGCCGCAAACACGTAAAGCACTGGATTGACTGAGCTACTGATGAATGTCAGGGCTCCTGCTATAAAGGTCATTGTGGTGCAGGTGTCCTCCAAACTATTCGCCATGCTGGGGTCTGAATGCTTGAGAGCGAGCGAGATGAGGGAAAGCAGGTTCCCCACATGATGAGGAATCCAGCAGAGAGCGAACATCACCACCACACTGCAGATGAGAAACGTCGACTTACGCTTGGACTTGAAGTTCATCTGCGCTATGCGACTGAAGAGGCAGCCGTAGCAGACCAACAGAGTGAAAAAAGGGATTACAAAGCCTACAAGAGATTCTAAAATCAGCAACACAGCCTCCTGGGCTGCAGTCTCATACTCCCTGAACAGACATTGATTTTCTCCATAATCTTCTCCCAAAGTGTGAGTTACAATGACGGGAATACTGAGGAGAAATGAAGCTATCCATATCATTAGAAGTACCTTGTTCAGTGCTTGTCTCCTTCTCCAGACGACTGAGGCGAAGGGGTATCTGACAGCCAGGAAGCGCTCCACACTCatggtggtgatgatgaagaCGCTGCTGTACATGCAGACGTTGATGATGTACACCATGGCTTTGCAGGCAGCCTCTCCAAACACCCAGGAACAGACCAGCGAGTAGATCCAC
This genomic interval carries:
- the LOC128016882 gene encoding leukotriene B4 receptor 1-like, translating into MNATAYFQADEETELGLVGAAVILGVCFLVGTPGNLLVVWTIVKHVKQRSHTVLLILHLAVADLLVLITLPLWIYSLVCSWVFGEAACKAMVYIINVCMYSSVFIITTMSVERFLAVRYPFASVVWRRRQALNKVLLMIWIASFLLSIPVIVTHTLGEDYGENQCLFREYETAAQEAVLLILESLVGFVIPFFTLLVCYGCLFSRIAQMNFKSKRKSTFLICSVVVMFALCWIPHHVGNLLSLISLALKHSDPSMANSLEDTCTTMTFIAGALTFISSSVNPVLYVFAARTFRSSLRETGIQKLFQHLSSAASGEGNKELSFVSKRQSSHNTNSQCLTDSKVPEDVAMESCINTSD